A window of the Campylobacter sp. MG1 genome harbors these coding sequences:
- the ybeY gene encoding rRNA maturation RNase YbeY: protein MILYDNLEEITYLEKIVSVLTNSDVELVFINNDGMQEINKNTRKINKTTDVLSFPHDNSFLDTNFLGSIVINTELAAEKSQELGHSLENEISLLFIHGLLHLLGYDHEIDNGEMRLKEIELINKFNLPKSLIVRTLD from the coding sequence ATAACTTACCTTGAAAAAATAGTTTCTGTGCTAACTAATAGTGATGTTGAGTTAGTTTTTATAAATAATGATGGAATGCAAGAAATTAATAAAAATACAAGAAAAATTAATAAAACTACTGATGTACTTAGTTTTCCACATGATAATTCTTTTTTAGATACAAATTTTTTAGGTTCTATAGTTATTAATACTGAATTAGCTGCAGAAAAGTCACAAGAATTAGGACATAGTTTAGAAAATGAAATATCATTGTTGTTTATACATGGTTTATTACATTTACTAGGTTATGATCATGAGATAGATAATGGGGAAATGAGATTAAAAGAAATTGAATTAATAAATAAATTTAATTTACCAAAAAGTCTTATTGTAAGAACTTTAGATTAA
- the yajC gene encoding preprotein translocase subunit YajC — protein sequence MMEQNALLNFLPLIVLFAIFYFLIIRPQQKQAKAHKEMLNSLTKGDKIVTNGGLIVEVVKAEDEFLKIRINDEVVAKLDKNFVARKIENNVVSETTK from the coding sequence ATTATGGAACAAAATGCTTTATTAAATTTTTTACCGCTTATTGTATTATTTGCAATTTTTTATTTTTTAATTATTCGCCCACAACAAAAACAAGCAAAAGCACATAAAGAAATGCTAAATTCACTTACTAAAGGTGATAAAATAGTTACTAATGGTGGTTTAATTGTTGAAGTTGTGAAAGCTGAAGATGAATTTTTAAAAATTAGAATAAATGATGAAGTTGTCGCTAAATTAGATAAGAATTTTGTAGCTAGAAAAATAGAAAATAATGTAGTTTCAGAAACAACAAAATAA